A genomic segment from Nicotiana tabacum cultivar K326 chromosome 9, ASM71507v2, whole genome shotgun sequence encodes:
- the LOC107813330 gene encoding 3-isopropylmalate dehydrogenase, chloroplastic-like, with protein sequence MASQIARRLLRSRANSSFRYLDRSFSSESNSNLIRATLFPGDGIGPEIADSVRQVFKTAEVPIEWEEHYVGKEIDPRTNSFLTWESLESVRRNKVGLKGPMATPIGKGHRSLNLTLRKELNLYANVRPCYSLPGYKTRYDDVNLITIRENTEGEYSGLEHQVVRGVVESLKIITRQASLRVAEYAFHYAKAHGRERVSAIHKANIMQKTDGLFLKCCREVAEKYPEIKYEEVVIDNCCMMLVKNPALFDVLVMPNLYGDIISDLCAGLIGGLGLTPSCNIGEGGIALAEAVHGSAPDIAGKNLANPTALLLSAVTMLRHLELHDKADRIQGAVLNTIAEGKYRTGDLGGTSSTTDFTNAICDHL encoded by the exons ATGGCTTCTCAGATTGCGAGAAGACTTCTACGTAGCCGCGCTAATTCGTCGTTTAGGTATTTGGATCGGAGCTTCAGTTCGGAGTCCAATTCGAATTTGATTCGCGCTACTCTTTTCCCCGGCGATGGTATTGGCCCTGAGATCGCCGATTCCGTCAGGCAG GTTTTCAAGACTGCTGAGGTACCAATTGAATGGGAAGAACACTATGTGGGGAAGGAGATAGACCCTAGAACCAATAGTTTTCTAACATGGGAGAGTCTTGAATCAGTGAGAAGGAATAAGGTTGGTTTGAAAGGGCCAATGGCCACACCTATTGGGAAAGGTCATCGTTCCTTGAACCTTACATTGAGGAAGGAGTTAAATCTATATGCCAATGTTAGACCTTGCTACAGCCTACCTGGATACAAGACTCGCTATGATGATGTCAATCTCATCACTATCAGGGAAAATACTGAAGGAGAGTACAGTGGCCTTGAACATCAA GTCGTAAGGGGTGTGGTCGAAAGTCTCAAGATCATCACTCGTCAAGCAAGCTTAAGGGTTGCGGAGTACGCATTTCACTATGCCAAGGCTCATGGAAGAGAGAGAGTGTCTGCAATTCACAAAGCGAACATCATGCAAAAGACTGATGGTCTTTTCCTTAAGTGTTGCCGAGAGGTAGCAGAGAAGTACCCTGAGATAAAATATGAGGAAGTTGTCATTGACAATTGTTGTATGATG CTAGTGAAAAATCCAGCACTTTTTGATGTTTTGGTGATGCCTAACCTTTATGGTGACATTATCAGCGACCTTTGTGCTGGTCTGATTGGTGGTTTGGGCTTAACTCCAAG TTGCAATATTGGTGAGGGAGGTATTGCTCTTGCTGAGGCTGTGCATGGTTCAGCACCTGATATTGCTGGAAAG AACTTGGCAAATCCAACTGCTTTGCTTTTGAGTGCTGTAACCATGCTACGGCATTTGGAGCTTCATGATAAAGCTGATCGTATCCAAGGTGCTGTCCTAAACACAATTGCAGAGGGGAAGTACCGAACTGGTGATCTTGGTGGTACTTCATCAACTACCGACTTCACAAATGCCATCTGTGACCATCTTTAA